Proteins from one Pontibacter korlensis genomic window:
- the secA gene encoding preprotein translocase subunit SecA: MFDFIGKTVAKLFGTKSDRDIKEVIPYVSKINEEYAKLNTLTDDELRQKTFEIKGIIDERLKSIDDKIAALHKRIADEPELNIVQKENIFSEIDELEKERNKELEVVLMEVLPTGFAIVKETSRRWKENGKLVVTATDHDRMIAARKPNVQLDGDKAVWANKWMAAGNEITWDMLHYDVQLIGGIVLHQGKIAEMATGEGKTLVATLPAYLNALAKRGVHVVTVNDYLARRDSEWMAPLFEFHGLTIDCIDKHQPNSEARRNAYKADITYGTNNEFGFDYLRDNMAREPQDLVQRKHHYAMVDEVDSVLIDDARTPLIISGPVPRGDEHEFYQLKPRIAMLVDAQRKVVQNFLTEAKRLIKEGNTQDGGLALFRAYRGLPKSKPLIKFLSETGNRAIMQKVENFYLQDNSRQMPEADEPLYFTIDEKHNQIELTEKGIDLITGQGEDPNFFIMPDIGTEIANIENDNSLSHDEQLHAKEKLIADFQEKSKRIHTINQLLKAYTLFEKDTEYIVTPDHKVKIVDEQTGRVMEGRRYSDGLHQAIEAKENVKVEDATQTYATVTLQNYFRMYHKLSGMTGTAETEAGEFWDIYKLDVVVIPTNRPIQRKDEHDKVYKTTREKYNAVADEIVELTQAGRPVLVGTTSVEISELLSRMLKLRNIKHQVLNAKLHQKEAEIVAEAGKPGTVTIATNMAGRGTDIKLTAEAKAAGGLAIIGTERHESRRVDRQLRGRAGRQGDPGSSQFFVSLEDNLMRLFGSDRIARLMDRMGLEEGEVIQHSMITNSIERAQKKVEENNFGMRKRLLEYDDVMNAQREVVYKRRRNALYGERLELDIWNMIYDISEDVVVSYKNTSDYENFQLHILRVFGIESAITEEEFRSTAANQLAERLYNEALNHYLNRNKQIAAQAYPIISDIHQNRGPMIENVAVPFTDGKRQLAAVANLTKAYETQGLELIRSMEKIISLGTIDQAWTEHLRQMDDLKQSVQNAVYEQKDPLLIYKFESFELFKRMIGKVNEQTIQFLFHAFIPVQAPEQVQQPVRPPMAPKPPVLKEQKQEVHSSLEDEQGHTTAPAAEPEKILPAHSQKMAGRNDRVSVQYNDGRVLKDVKFKTVEEDLQNNRCVLIED; this comes from the coding sequence ATGTTTGATTTTATCGGTAAAACCGTTGCGAAACTATTCGGTACTAAATCCGACAGAGATATAAAAGAGGTTATCCCCTACGTATCTAAAATTAATGAAGAGTACGCCAAGCTTAATACGCTCACCGATGATGAGCTTCGTCAGAAGACCTTTGAGATAAAAGGCATTATTGATGAGCGTCTGAAATCTATTGATGATAAGATTGCGGCTTTGCATAAGCGCATTGCTGATGAGCCGGAGCTGAACATTGTGCAGAAGGAGAACATCTTTTCTGAAATAGATGAGCTGGAGAAGGAGCGCAACAAGGAGCTGGAAGTAGTACTGATGGAGGTGCTTCCTACCGGTTTTGCCATCGTAAAAGAAACATCCCGCCGCTGGAAAGAGAATGGCAAGTTAGTAGTAACTGCTACCGACCATGACCGCATGATTGCTGCCCGCAAACCAAACGTACAGCTAGACGGCGATAAAGCTGTGTGGGCTAACAAATGGATGGCTGCCGGCAATGAAATCACCTGGGATATGCTGCACTACGATGTACAGCTGATCGGTGGTATTGTGCTGCACCAGGGTAAGATTGCCGAGATGGCCACAGGTGAGGGTAAGACATTGGTGGCTACGTTGCCTGCTTACCTTAATGCCTTGGCTAAGCGTGGTGTACACGTAGTAACTGTAAACGACTACCTGGCCCGCCGTGACTCTGAGTGGATGGCGCCGTTGTTTGAGTTTCATGGCCTGACTATCGACTGTATCGATAAGCACCAGCCAAACTCCGAGGCTCGCCGCAACGCTTACAAAGCAGATATTACCTACGGTACTAACAACGAGTTCGGCTTTGATTACCTGCGCGACAACATGGCCCGCGAGCCGCAAGACCTGGTGCAGCGTAAGCACCACTATGCGATGGTCGATGAGGTAGACTCTGTATTGATCGACGATGCCCGTACGCCATTGATTATCTCTGGTCCGGTGCCACGTGGCGATGAGCATGAGTTTTATCAGCTGAAGCCACGCATTGCGATGCTGGTAGATGCTCAGCGCAAAGTAGTACAGAACTTCCTGACAGAGGCCAAGCGCCTGATCAAGGAAGGTAACACACAGGATGGTGGCCTTGCCTTGTTCCGTGCTTACCGTGGTCTACCAAAGAGCAAGCCGCTGATCAAGTTCCTGAGCGAAACTGGTAACCGTGCTATCATGCAGAAGGTGGAGAACTTCTACCTGCAGGATAACTCACGTCAGATGCCGGAGGCCGATGAGCCGCTGTACTTCACTATTGATGAGAAGCACAACCAGATAGAGCTTACAGAAAAAGGTATTGACCTGATTACTGGTCAGGGTGAAGATCCTAACTTCTTCATCATGCCGGATATCGGTACTGAGATTGCCAACATCGAGAATGATAACTCGCTTTCTCATGACGAGCAACTGCATGCAAAAGAGAAGCTGATTGCTGATTTCCAGGAGAAGTCGAAGCGTATCCATACTATCAACCAATTGCTGAAGGCTTATACTCTATTCGAGAAGGATACAGAGTATATTGTAACGCCTGACCATAAAGTGAAGATCGTAGATGAGCAGACTGGCCGTGTAATGGAAGGTCGTCGTTACTCGGATGGCCTGCACCAGGCAATTGAGGCGAAAGAAAACGTGAAGGTAGAGGATGCCACACAAACTTACGCTACCGTTACGCTGCAGAACTACTTCCGTATGTACCACAAACTTTCTGGTATGACGGGTACTGCCGAAACAGAAGCAGGTGAGTTCTGGGATATATATAAGTTGGATGTAGTGGTAATTCCAACTAACCGCCCAATCCAAAGAAAAGACGAGCACGACAAAGTATATAAGACAACGCGTGAGAAGTATAACGCTGTTGCCGATGAAATTGTAGAGTTAACGCAGGCAGGGCGTCCGGTGCTGGTGGGTACTACTTCGGTAGAGATATCAGAGCTCCTGAGCCGTATGCTGAAGTTGCGCAACATCAAGCACCAGGTACTGAACGCCAAGCTGCACCAGAAAGAGGCTGAGATTGTAGCTGAAGCAGGTAAGCCGGGTACAGTAACCATCGCTACAAACATGGCCGGTCGTGGTACAGACATTAAGCTTACTGCAGAGGCGAAGGCTGCCGGTGGTTTGGCCATTATTGGTACAGAGCGCCATGAGTCTCGCCGTGTAGACCGTCAGCTTCGTGGTCGTGCCGGTCGTCAGGGTGATCCAGGTTCTTCTCAGTTCTTCGTGTCACTGGAAGATAACCTGATGCGCTTGTTCGGCTCTGACCGTATTGCCCGCCTAATGGACCGTATGGGCCTTGAAGAAGGTGAGGTGATTCAGCACTCTATGATCACGAACTCTATCGAGCGTGCTCAGAAGAAAGTAGAGGAAAACAACTTTGGTATGCGTAAGCGCCTGCTGGAGTATGATGATGTGATGAACGCACAGCGCGAGGTGGTGTACAAGCGCCGCAGAAACGCACTGTATGGCGAGCGCCTGGAGCTGGATATCTGGAACATGATCTACGATATCAGCGAAGATGTAGTAGTAAGCTACAAAAACACCAGCGACTATGAGAACTTCCAGCTGCATATCCTGCGCGTGTTTGGTATCGAGTCTGCTATAACTGAGGAAGAATTTAGAAGCACAGCGGCTAACCAGCTGGCAGAGCGCCTTTACAACGAGGCTCTGAACCACTACCTGAACCGCAACAAGCAAATTGCTGCACAGGCTTACCCAATCATCTCTGACATCCACCAGAACCGTGGGCCGATGATTGAGAACGTAGCTGTACCGTTTACCGATGGTAAGCGCCAATTGGCAGCCGTTGCTAACCTGACTAAGGCTTACGAGACACAGGGTCTTGAGCTGATCCGTTCAATGGAGAAGATCATTTCACTGGGTACAATTGACCAAGCCTGGACAGAGCACCTGCGCCAGATGGATGACCTGAAGCAGAGTGTGCAGAATGCCGTATACGAGCAGAAAGACCCGCTATTGATCTACAAGTTCGAGTCGTTTGAGCTGTTCAAGCGCATGATCGGAAAAGTGAACGAGCAAACAATTCAGTTCCTGTTCCACGCGTTTATACCAGTGCAGGCGCCAGAGCAAGTACAGCAGCCGGTAAGACCGCCAATGGCTCCCAAGCCTCCGGTACTGAAAGAGCAAAAGCAGGAAGTACACTCTTCATTGGAGGATGAGCAAGGCCATACAACAGCGCCTGCCGCCGAACCTGAAAAGATCTTGCCGGCCCACTCACAGAAGATGGCAGGCAGAAACGACAGGGTAAGCGTGCAATATAACGATGGCCGTGTGCTGAAAGACGTGAAGTTCAAAACGGTAGAAGAAGATCTTCAAAACAACCGTTGCGTATTGATAGAAGATTAA
- the deoC gene encoding deoxyribose-phosphate aldolase: MSGEDIASFIDHTLLRPDATVEQVHQLCDEARSYGFAAVCVPPCYVQEANTRLGVGAQVKIATVVGFPLGYHHHKVKFLETHQAIEDGATEIDVVMNISYFKSGRYKEVENELSDLAKFCHMKEAELKVIIETALLTEDEIVKACSICTSAGADYVKTSTGFAAKGATVEHIKLMRRVLPSRMKIKASGGIRTAPEAEALIRAGADRLGCSASIQIVTYEQNS; the protein is encoded by the coding sequence ATGTCAGGAGAAGATATAGCATCTTTCATAGACCACACGCTTCTGCGCCCCGATGCTACAGTTGAGCAGGTGCACCAGCTCTGTGACGAAGCCCGAAGCTACGGCTTTGCAGCTGTTTGTGTGCCGCCATGCTATGTGCAGGAGGCAAATACCAGGTTAGGTGTAGGCGCACAGGTCAAAATAGCCACAGTAGTGGGCTTTCCGCTGGGGTATCATCACCACAAAGTAAAATTTCTGGAGACGCACCAGGCAATAGAAGACGGTGCTACCGAGATAGACGTGGTAATGAACATCTCATACTTTAAGTCTGGCAGGTATAAGGAAGTAGAGAATGAGCTGAGCGACCTTGCAAAGTTCTGCCATATGAAAGAAGCGGAGCTCAAGGTAATCATCGAGACAGCCCTGCTAACAGAGGATGAGATCGTTAAAGCCTGCAGCATTTGCACCAGTGCCGGAGCCGATTATGTGAAAACATCTACAGGTTTTGCAGCCAAAGGAGCAACTGTAGAGCATATAAAGCTGATGCGCCGTGTGCTGCCTAGTAGAATGAAAATAAAAGCATCCGGAGGTATAAGAACAGCGCCAGAAGCGGAAGCATTGATAAGAGCCGGAGCCGATAGATTGGGCTGCTCGGCCAGCATACAGATCGTTACTTATGAACAGAACTCTTAA